The proteins below come from a single Papaver somniferum cultivar HN1 chromosome 11, ASM357369v1, whole genome shotgun sequence genomic window:
- the LOC113322664 gene encoding DCN1-like protein 2 codes for MHKLNRMHKEKVQQFIAITGASEKVALQTLKNSEWHLEGAFDIFYSQPQIRTATDSRNLEELYNRYKDPYADMIMADGISLLCNDLQVDPADIVMLVVSWHMKAATMCEFSKQEFVSGLQSLGVDSMDKFRERIQFMRNELKDEQKFREIYNFAFGWAKEKGQKSLALDTAIGMWQLLFAEKQWPLVDHWCQFLQARHNKAISRDTWSQLLEFARNVDPTLANYDAEGAWPYLIDEFVEYSVENAVIQKTS; via the exons ATG CATAAGTTGAATAGAATGCACAAGGAGAAAGTTCAACAGTTTATTGCAATAACTGGAGCGAG TGAAAAAGTTGCACTTCAGACTTTGAAAAATAGTGAGTGGCATCTAGAAGGCGCTTTTGATATATTCTACAGCCAACCACAAATTAGAACAGCTACCGATTCTAGAAATCTCGAGGAGCTTTATAATAGATATAAAG ATCCTTACGCGGATATGATCATGGCTGATGGTATCTCTCTTCTTTGCAATGACCTTCAG GTGGATCCTGCAGATATCGTTATG TTGGTTGTGTCCTGGCATATGAAGGCTGCCACAATGTGTGAATTTTCGAAGCAGGAATTTGTAAGCGGGTTACAATCACTGGG GGTGGACTCGATGGACAAGTTTCGGGAAAGGATACAGTTCATGCGCAATGAACTGAAAGATGAAC AAAAGTTCCGTGAGATATATAACTTCGCTTTTGGCTGGGCCAAAGAAAAG GGCCAAAAATCTTTGGCATTAGATACAGCTATAGGGATGTGGCAATTACTATTTGCTGAAAAACAGTGGCCTCTGGTTGATCACTGGTGCCAATTCTTGCAG GCTCGTCACAACAAGGCAATATCAAGAgatacttggtctcaactgttGGAATTTGCCAGG AACGTTGACCCTACTTTGGCAAACTATGACGCAGAGGGTGCCTGGCCCTACTTGATCGATGAATTTGTCGAGTACTCGGTGGAGAACGCAGTCATTCAAAAAACCAGTTGA